The Humulus lupulus chromosome 3, drHumLupu1.1, whole genome shotgun sequence genome window below encodes:
- the LOC133823223 gene encoding uncharacterized protein LOC133823223 isoform X3 yields MNLKQDVQTNSIYYIRLKTIWENLSNYRPSCTYNNCTCGGVKNLQEHYHMEYIMSFLMGLNDTYSQVRGNILLMDPLPEISRVFHLVTQEENHRGLSTAADPTPPMSFALRRDKSSSQRSDSTSSKTYPPRKNRPFCSHCNVLGHKIEKCYKLHGYPPGYNKPKQPKEAAANHFQTNVDTPTQANDSNTLLPQLTNTQYQQLLNLLANQQSGMPTSDPSSSKAKTGKGKLDPP; encoded by the exons ATGAATCTCAAGCAAGATGTTCAAACAAACAGCATATACTATATACGGCTCAAGACAATTTGGGAAAACCTTTCAAATTACAGACCATCATGTACCTACAACAACTGTACATGTGGAGGGGTTAAAAATCTCCAAGAACACTATCACATGGAATATATCATGTCCTTTCTCATGGGGCTCAATGATACTTACTCACAAGTTCGTGGAAACATATTGCTCATGGACCCCTTACCTGAAATCAGTAGAGTTTTTCATCTTGTGACTCAAGAAGAAAATCATAGAGGTCTCTCCACTGCTGCTGATCCTACACCACCAATGTCCTTTGCCCTTCGCAGAGACAAATCCTCTTCTCAAAGATCGGATTCTACCTCATCCAAGACTTATCCTCCTCGCAAAAATAGGCCATTTTGTTCTCATTGTAATGTCCTTGGCCATAAAATTGAGAAATGCTATAAACTCCATGGTTATCCACCCGGATACAACAAACCAAAACAGCCCAAAGAAGCTGCTGCAAATCATTTCCAGACCAATGTTGATACTCCAACACAAGCAAATGACAGCAACACTCTTCTTCCTCAGTTGACAAACACTCAATATCAACAGCTGCTCAATCTTTTGGCTAATCAACAATCTGGTATGCCTACTTCGGATCCTAGTTCTTCCAAAGCTAAAACAG gcaaaggcaagttggacccaccctaa
- the LOC133823223 gene encoding uncharacterized protein LOC133823223 isoform X2 — MNLKQDVQTNSIYYIRLKTIWENLSNYRPSCTYNNCTCGGVKNLQEHYHMEYIMSFLMGLNDTYSQVRGNILLMDPLPEISRVFHLVTQEENHRGLSTAADPTPPMSFALRRDKSSSQRSDSTSSKTYPPRKNRPFCSHCNVLGHKIEKCYKLHGYPPGYNKPKQPKEAAANHFQTNVDTPTQANDSNTLLPQLTNTQYQQLLNLLANQQSGMPTSDPSSSKAKTGQCQQEDDWQR; from the exons ATGAATCTCAAGCAAGATGTTCAAACAAACAGCATATACTATATACGGCTCAAGACAATTTGGGAAAACCTTTCAAATTACAGACCATCATGTACCTACAACAACTGTACATGTGGAGGGGTTAAAAATCTCCAAGAACACTATCACATGGAATATATCATGTCCTTTCTCATGGGGCTCAATGATACTTACTCACAAGTTCGTGGAAACATATTGCTCATGGACCCCTTACCTGAAATCAGTAGAGTTTTTCATCTTGTGACTCAAGAAGAAAATCATAGAGGTCTCTCCACTGCTGCTGATCCTACACCACCAATGTCCTTTGCCCTTCGCAGAGACAAATCCTCTTCTCAAAGATCGGATTCTACCTCATCCAAGACTTATCCTCCTCGCAAAAATAGGCCATTTTGTTCTCATTGTAATGTCCTTGGCCATAAAATTGAGAAATGCTATAAACTCCATGGTTATCCACCCGGATACAACAAACCAAAACAGCCCAAAGAAGCTGCTGCAAATCATTTCCAGACCAATGTTGATACTCCAACACAAGCAAATGACAGCAACACTCTTCTTCCTCAGTTGACAAACACTCAATATCAACAGCTGCTCAATCTTTTGGCTAATCAACAATCTGGTATGCCTACTTCGGATCCTAGTTCTTCCAAAGCTAAAACAG GACAATGCCAACAAGAAGATGATTGGCAGCGGTAG